A part of Salmo salar chromosome ssa18, Ssal_v3.1, whole genome shotgun sequence genomic DNA contains:
- the LOC123728700 gene encoding polymeric immunoglobulin receptor — protein sequence MAPHLLLVLHILFFLTGLSDTQSVSTVSHVFVKQGGSITIPCLYDLRYSNNVKYWCRGYYWLVCSTVVRTDHPKTSGKTTMSDDINQHIFTVTMTSLSSSDSDYYWCILERKNEADDGVGLQISVTPGTPELYVDQQELTGVVGGSVTVLCYYSKLGSSGRWCRMGGSCVAVGHSGALDRTFVKLVQEQRETTNGYVLMMNMSGLMMKNTGWYWCEKGDLQMPVHITVNQPTTIQSTTTITTTQAPTTHQTSLTSAESNTSPIVTPSVSNRENGVTDGNTGEKNQSLLVVLVIPLSLLVVLIAGTLVTWKMFRKHKDKKAKDQPPNTPVQPADPEQNITYSTVSHIRGTAQQDLNPESHSDLYSTVIPKQHRTAQRDSFPDDAVTYSTVVTKNKTQPNAAEPDDVVYSTVAQHQR from the exons atacacagaGTGTGTCCACAGTGAGTCATGTGTTTGTAAAGCAAGGAGGCTCCATCACCATCCCATGTCTCTATGATCTGAGATATAGTAACAATGTGAAATACTGGTGTAGGGGATATTATTGGTTAGTTTGCTCTACTGTTGTACGCACTGATCATCCTAAAACCAGTGGAAAGACCACAATGTCTGATGACATCAACCAGCACATCTTCACTGTGACCATGACAAGTCTTAGTTCTAGTGATTCTGATTATTACTGGTGTATTTTGGAGAGGAAGAATGAGGCAGATGATGGGGTTGGACTACAGATATCTGTTACTCCAG GTACACCAGAACTCTATGTGGACCAACAAGAGCTGACTGGAGTTGTAGGAGGGAGTGTCACCGTGCTCTGTTACTATAGTAAACTTGGAAGCAGCGGGAGGTGGTGCAGGATGGGAGGCTCTTGTGTGGCTGTGGGACATTCTGGGGCTTTAGATAGAACATTTGTGAAGTTAGTGCAGGAGCAGAGAGAAACCACCAACGGTTATGTCTTAATGATGAATATGAGTGGATTGATGATGAAGAACACTGGCTGGTACTGGTGTGAAAAGGGAGACCTACAGATGCCTGTTCATATCACTGTCAATCAACCAACCACAATACAgagcaccaccaccatcacaa CAACACAAGCTCCAACCACTCACCAAACGTCACTAACCAGTGCTGAGTCTAACACTTCTCCCATAGTTACCCCTTCTGTTTCAAACCGCGAAAATGGCGTAACTGATGGGAACACAGGTGAGAAGAACCAGAG TTTGCTGGTAGTCCTGGTCATTCCTCTGAGCCTGTTGGTGGTGTTGATAGCTGGTACCTTGGTCACATGGAAGATGTTCAGAAAACATA AGGACAAGAAGGCAAAGGACCAACCTCCAAACACCCCAGTA CAGCCTGCTGACCCTGAGCAGAACATTACCTACAGCACTGTGAGTCACATCAGAGGAACAGCACAACAG GACCTGAACCCTGAGAGCCACAGTGACTTGTACAGCACTGTGATTCCTAAGCAGCACAGGACAGCACAAAGG GACTCATTTCCTGATGATGCAGTGACATACAGCACCGTGGTCACCAAGAACAAGACCCAaccaaat GCAGCAGAACCAGATGATGTGGTCTATAGCACAGTGGCCCAACACCAGAGATAG